One Silene latifolia isolate original U9 population chromosome 4, ASM4854445v1, whole genome shotgun sequence DNA segment encodes these proteins:
- the LOC141653866 gene encoding putative WD repeat-containing protein C3H5.08c has translation MASCCYTDKEKFFDAAEEISSESDSASEDSGDIIIKSKIGQVGNNINDISNLEYDFWTGNPRSIDERRDEFTRKTGFVIERCLTAREGPNHDCIIPTANNFQHNTQMGDSNGRRDNVHQEENNPLLSLQHPNGRRDNVHQEKLPGRLDEESVDTVIAIEDYDKLPRTFDSKNLVPDIVEREGETKEDDYEKVVDIIKEQQVGKKGWLKRFSFKAAKDKLCENKVYNYSQVFGCSNQKVRVRSHKKWSKEMSSLYRKQDFLAHNGPILAMKFSHDGRHLASGGEDGSLSIWEVTEDDKSTDFDLINFIPSLYFLVNGTSSLASFLKVKEDGSVINNKLRKSSDSSIMVPRKCFRILETPIHEFHGHESDILDISWSRKGHLLSSSIDKTVRLWQLGCGECLETFPHNDYVTCAQFNPVDDNYFISGSIDGIIRIWEVFSCQVVHWLDIKEIVTAICYKPDGKSGIVGSITGSCSFFDIKDDSLRHHLVLSLQSKKTFTCKRITGFQFSPVNPKEVVVSSADSQIRVLRGADVICKLRGSLPPLIDRKRQIFASFTSDGKHVISATEESKIYVWNHHEKERWEQGKSKNIWSCESFISDNAVIAIPWYGITPCQHNNQPDNDNDNDDTDPEYKTRYMCSSIDNNGSSRVRPSIGNIDHDFLRNVCESVLSGSHLWGLVIVTAGKDGRIQVYQNYGYPKPKPRSLKSSFSFSSFRKQPPAPSQNSNNSPSSSSRDSLQSL, from the exons ATGGCAAGTTGTTGTTATACAGATAAGGAGAAGTTTTTTGATGCAGCTGAAGAAATTTCATCAGAATCTGACAGTGCGTCAGAAGATTCCGGAGACATTATTATTAAGTCCAAAATTGGACAAGTGGGTAACAACATTAACGATATAAGTAATTTGGAATATGACTTTTGGACAGGAAACCCAAGAAGCATAGATGAGCGTCGTGACGAGTTTACAAGGAAGACCGGTTTTGTCATAGAAAGATGTCTAACTGCAAGAGAAGGTCCTAATCATGATTGCATAATTCCAACTGCTAATAATTTTCAGCACAACACCCAAATGGGAGACTCGAATGGTAGAAGAGATAATGTACACCAGGAAGAAAATAATCCTTTATTGTCATTACAACACCCAAATGGTAGAAGAGATAATGTACATCAGGAAAAACTACCTGGAAGACTCGATGAAGAGAGCGTAGATACAGTTATCGCCATTGAAGACTATGATAAACTCCCAAGGACATTTGATTCAAAGAATTTGGTTCCGGATATAGTGGAAAGAGAAGGCGAAACCAAAGAAGACGACTACGAGAAGGTGGTGGATATAATAAAGGAGCAACAGGTGGGGAAGAAAGGATGGCTAAAGAGGTTTAGTTTTAAAGCTGCTAAAGATAAATTGTGTGAAAACAAGGTATATAACTATAGCCAAGTATTTGGGTGTAGTAATCAGAAAGTTCGGGTACGATCTCATAAAAAATGGTCAAAGGAGATGTCATCCTTATATAGAAAACAAGACTTTTTGGCACATAATGGTCCTATACTTGCTATGAAATTTAGTCACGATGGGCGACACCTTGCTAGCGGCGGTGAAGATGGAAGTTTGAGTATATGGGAGGTGACAGAGGATGATAAATCAACAGATTTTGATCTTATAAATTTTATCCCAAGTCTTTATTTTTTGGTAAATGGAACTTCCAGTTTGGCCTCCTTTCTAAAAGTCAAAGAAGATGGAAGTGTAATTAATAATAAGTTAAGGAAATCATCAGATTCTTCCATCATGGTCCCTCGGAAGTGTTTTCGGATATTGGAGACGCCCATACATGAGTTTCATGGACATGAAAGTGACATCCTAGATATTTCATGGTCCAGGAAAGGG catcttctttcttcttcTATCGATAAAACAGTTCGCTTGTGGCAACTAGGATGTGGTGAATGTCTTGAAACTTTTCCTCATAACGATTATG TGACATGTGCTCAGTTCAATCCTGTAGATGATAACTACTTCATTAGCGGTTCTATTGATGGCATAATCCGTATTTGGGAAGTTTTTAGTTGTCAAGTCGTTCATTGGCTTGATATCAAAGAAATAGTGACTGCAATTTGTTATAAACCCGACGGAAAG AGTGGTATTGTTGGTTCTATAACCGGAAGCTGTTCTTTTTTTGACATCAAAG ATGACTCCTTGCGACACCATCTGGTGTTGTCCTTACAAAGCAAGAAGACTTTCACTTGCAAACGGATAACTGGTTTTCAG TTTTCTCCAGTTAATCCAAAAGAAGTGGTGGTTAGCTCTGCTGATTCCCAAATTAGAGTCCTTAGAGGAGCCGATGTTATTTGTAAATTGAGAG GTTCTCTACCACCGCTAATAGATCGTAAGAGACAAATATTTGCATCTTTTACTTCAGATGGGAAACATGTGATATCGGCCACGGAAGAATCGAAAATATATGTTTGGAATCACCACGAAAAGGAGAGGTGGGAACAAGGAAAAAGTAAGAATATCTGGTCATGCGAGAGTTTTATATCAGACAATGCAGTGATAGCTATACCCTGGTACGGTATTACACCTTGTCAACATAATAACCAGCCTgacaatgataatgataatgatgatacgGATCCGGAATACAAGACAAGATACATGTGTAGTTCTATTGACAATAATGGGTCGTCGAGAGTACGACCAAGTATTGGAAACATTGATCATGATTTCTTAAGGAATGTGTGTGAGAGCGTATTGAGTGGTAGCCACTTGTGGGGGCTTGTCATTGTTACTGCAGGTAAAGACGGCAGAATTCAAGTTTATCAGAATTATGGTTATCCTAAACCTAAACCTAGATCTTTAAAGtcatccttctctttctcttcatttAGAAAACAACCACCTGCTCCTTCACAAAACTCCAATAACTCACCTTCATCTAGTAGTAGAGATTCACTTCAATCGCTTTAA
- the LOC141652418 gene encoding short-chain dehydrogenase TIC 32 A, chloroplastic-like, with amino-acid sequence MFEALKYLIGSAGPSGFGSKSTAEDVTHNSPHLRSLTAIITGATSGIGEETARVLAKRGARLILPARSYKAAEETKARILGECPHAEVLVMPLDLSSLSSVTNFVREFESLNLPLNLLINNAGKFSHGHGISEDGIEMTFATNYLGHFMLTKLLINKMAETAEMTGVQGRIVNVSSSIHTWFTGDMMDYLDLITKSKTEYDATRAYALSKLANVLHTKHLALTLQEMKANVTVNCVHPGIVRTRLTRDREGIITDLVFFLASKLLKTIPQAAATTCYVATHPRLRDVSGKYFADCNQAIPSKMGSNSQQAHKLWIASEIIASSLNPLN; translated from the exons ATGTTTGAAGCCCTGAAATACTTGATCGGGTCAGCAGGCCCAAGCGGGTTCGGGTCCAAGTCCACCGCCGAGGATGTCACCCACAACTCTCCTCATCTCCGCTCTCTCACTGCCATCATCACTG GTGCGACGTCGGGGATCGGAGAAGAAACGGCTAGGGTGCTTGCAAAGCGTGGGGCTAGGCTCATACTCCCGGCACGGAGCTACAAGGCGGCTGAAGAAACCAAGGCTCGGATATTAGGCGAGTGTCCCCACGCTGAGGTCCTCGTCATGCCACTTGATCTCAGCTCCCTCTCTTCCGTTACCAACTTTGTCCGGGAGTTTGAGTCTCTCAATTTGCCACTCAACCTACTCAT AAATAACGCGGGCAAGTTTTCGCATGGCCATGGAATCTCTGAGGATGGCATCGAAATGACCTTCGCCACTAATTATCTTG GTCATTTTATGTTGACCAAACTGTTAATAAACAAGATGGCGGAAACCGCGGAGATGACGGGAGTTCAAGGGAGAATAGTGAACGTGTCTTCAAGCATTCACACTTGGTTTACCGGAGATATGATGGACTACCTTGACCTCATCACTAAATCTAAAAC TGAATACGATGCTACACGTGCGTACGCTCTCTCTAAACTTGCCAACGTTCTGCACACCAAACACCTTGCTCTCACACTCCAA GAAATGAAGGCAAATGTAACGGTGAATTGTGTCCATCCTGGAATTGTGAGGACCAGACTCACTAGAGACAGAGAGGGCATTATCACAG ATTTGGTCTTCTTTTTGGCCTCAAAACTCTTGAAAACTATTCCTCAG GCAGCAGCAACGACGTGTTACGTGGCTACACATCCCAGATTAAGAGATGTATCAGGAAAATACTTCGCAGACTGTAACCAAGCAATTCCTTCCAAAATGGGATCAAACTCGCAACAAGCCCATAAACTATGGATTGCCTCTGAAATTATTGCTTCCTCTCTAAATCCTCTAAATTAG
- the LOC141652420 gene encoding putative trehalase isoform X2, which translates to MANLLYIFKILSLSLLSLGVMAHNTTSSFDNDSSIVAATTPLISFLEKIQETALNTFGPTNFDPKLYIDLSLKSSLSVTEEAFGKLSRSQNGSVSEAELGKFVEEYLNGAGSDLVYVDPVDFVREPHGFLTKVKNKEVREWALEVHGLWKNLSRKVSEDVKKEPQMHTLLPLPHPCVIPGSRFREVYYWDSYWVIRGLLASKMHHTAKAIVTNLIYFVEKYGFVLNGARSYYTNRSQPPLLSSMVYEIYQTTGDMSLVKRALPALIKEHEFWNSGIHKVTIHDSKGGSHVLSRYYAMWNKPRPESYTTDKETASKLTNEADKEILYREVASTAESGWDFSTRWMRNASDLTTLATTNIIPVDLNAYILKMELDIAFLAKVAGETTVVKKFTEASHSREKAFKSIFWNENLSQWLDCWVNYSVTCEGDHTRTAWHQNENVFASNFIPLWIKPFDSVDTAEKVMKSLKASGLVHAAGIATSLTNSGQQWDYPNGWAPMQHLIIEALAKSGSKEAWLMAEDLAVRWIRTNYASYKQTGEMHEKYDVEKCGEYGGGGEYIPQTGFGWTNGVVLALLEEFGWPEDRKLDCQ; encoded by the exons ATGGCCAACTTGTTGTATATTTTTAAAATATTGAGTCTATCATTGTTAAGTTTGGGTGTGATGGCACATAATACAACAAGTAGTTTTGATAATGATTCTAGTATAGTTGCTGCAACAACCCCTCTGATATCATTCCTTGAGAAAATTCAAGAAACTGCTCTTAACACCTTTGGACCCACCAACTTTGATCCTAAGCTTTACATTGATTTGTCACTGAAATCAAGTCTGTCGGTGACGGAGGAAGCATTTGGTAAGCTTTCAAGGAGCCAAAACGGGAGCGTATCGGAAGCGGAATTAGGCAAGTTTGTGGAGGAGTACTTGAATGGAGCAGGGAGTGATTTGGTGTATGTTGATCCGGTGGATTTTGTGAGGGAGCCACATGGGTTTCTAACAAAGGTGAAGAATAAAGAGGTAAGAGAATGGGCTTTGGAAGTTCATGGGTTATGGAAGAATTTGAGTAGAAAGGTGTCTGAAGATGTGAAAAAGGAGCCTCAAATGCATACGCTCCTACCACTGCCTCACCCATGCGTCATTCCTGGTTCCAGATTTAGGGAGGTTTACTACTGGGATTCTTATTGGGTCATCAG GGGCTTACTTGCCAGTAAAATGCACCACACTGCTAAAGCCATTGTAACTAACCTCATTTATTTTGTCGAAAAGTATGGCTTTGTACTTAATGGTGCCAGATCCTATTACACTAATCGAAG TCAACCTCCTCTTTTGAGTTCAATGGTATATGAGATTTACCAAACAACAGGTGACATGAGTCTGGTTAAGAGGGCTCTTCCAGCGCTGATCAAGGAACACGAGTTCTGGAATTCAG GAATACATAAGGTGACAATTCATGATTCGAAAGGAGGCAGTCATGTTTTGAGTAGATACTATGCCATGTGGAATAAACCAAGACCAGAATCTTACACTACT GATAAGGAAACGGCTTCCAAATTGACTAATGAGGCCGACAAAGAGATTCTTTACCGAGAGGTGGCTTCGACTGCTGAATCTGGATGGGATTTTAGCACAAGATGGATGAG AAACGCTTCTGATCTTACAACATTGGCTACAACTAACATTATACCGGTGGATTTAAATGCATACATACTCAAG atGGAGCTTGATATCGCCTTCCTTGCAAAAGTTGCTGGAGAAACTACTGTTGTTAAAAAGTTCACAGAAGCTTCTCACTCCAGAGAGAAAGCATTCAAATCTATCTTTTGGAACGAAAATTTGAGCCAATGGCTTGACTGCTGGGTCAATTACAGTGTGACATGCGAG GGAGATCACACAAGGACAGCTTGGCACCAGAATGAGAACGTATTTGCTTCCAACTTCATTCCCTTATGGATAAAACCATTTGATTCAG TTGACACGGCAGAGAAGGTGATGAAAAGCCTCAAGGCATCAGGCTTGGTTCATGCTGCTGGCATTGCCACTTCTTTGACGAACTCAGGACAACAATG GGATTATCCAAATGGATGggccccaatgcaacacctaataATAGAAGCCCTGGCAAAATCAGGATCGAAAGAGGCATGGTTGATGGCAGAAGATCTAGCAGTGAGGTGGATCAGGACTAACTATGCGTCGTACAAGCAAACAGGAGAAATGCACGAGAAGTACGATGTGGAAAAGTGTGGAGAATATGGGGGTGGTGGTGAATACATACCCCAG ACTGGTTTTGGCTGGACAAACGGAGTAGTGTTGGCGCTGTTGGAAGAATTTGGATGGCCTGAAGACAGGAAACTTGACTGTCAGTGA
- the LOC141652420 gene encoding putative trehalase isoform X1, whose product MANLLYIFKILSLSLLSLGVMAHNTTSSFDNDSSIVAATTPLISFLEKIQETALNTFGPTNFDPKLYIDLSLKSSLSVTEEAFGKLSRSQNGSVSEAELGKFVEEYLNGAGSDLVYVDPVDFVREPHGFLTKVKNKEVREWALEVHGLWKNLSRKVSEDVKKEPQMHTLLPLPHPCVIPGSRFREVYYWDSYWVIRGLLASKMHHTAKAIVTNLIYFVEKYGFVLNGARSYYTNRSQPPLLSSMVYEIYQTTGDMSLVKRALPALIKEHEFWNSGIHKVTIHDSKGGSHVLSRYYAMWNKPRPESYTTDKETASKLTNEADKEILYREVASTAESGWDFSTRWMRNASDLTTLATTNIIPVDLNAYILKMELDIAFLAKVAGETTVVKKFTEASHSREKAFKSIFWNENLSQWLDCWVNYSVTCEQGDHTRTAWHQNENVFASNFIPLWIKPFDSVDTAEKVMKSLKASGLVHAAGIATSLTNSGQQWDYPNGWAPMQHLIIEALAKSGSKEAWLMAEDLAVRWIRTNYASYKQTGEMHEKYDVEKCGEYGGGGEYIPQTGFGWTNGVVLALLEEFGWPEDRKLDCQ is encoded by the exons ATGGCCAACTTGTTGTATATTTTTAAAATATTGAGTCTATCATTGTTAAGTTTGGGTGTGATGGCACATAATACAACAAGTAGTTTTGATAATGATTCTAGTATAGTTGCTGCAACAACCCCTCTGATATCATTCCTTGAGAAAATTCAAGAAACTGCTCTTAACACCTTTGGACCCACCAACTTTGATCCTAAGCTTTACATTGATTTGTCACTGAAATCAAGTCTGTCGGTGACGGAGGAAGCATTTGGTAAGCTTTCAAGGAGCCAAAACGGGAGCGTATCGGAAGCGGAATTAGGCAAGTTTGTGGAGGAGTACTTGAATGGAGCAGGGAGTGATTTGGTGTATGTTGATCCGGTGGATTTTGTGAGGGAGCCACATGGGTTTCTAACAAAGGTGAAGAATAAAGAGGTAAGAGAATGGGCTTTGGAAGTTCATGGGTTATGGAAGAATTTGAGTAGAAAGGTGTCTGAAGATGTGAAAAAGGAGCCTCAAATGCATACGCTCCTACCACTGCCTCACCCATGCGTCATTCCTGGTTCCAGATTTAGGGAGGTTTACTACTGGGATTCTTATTGGGTCATCAG GGGCTTACTTGCCAGTAAAATGCACCACACTGCTAAAGCCATTGTAACTAACCTCATTTATTTTGTCGAAAAGTATGGCTTTGTACTTAATGGTGCCAGATCCTATTACACTAATCGAAG TCAACCTCCTCTTTTGAGTTCAATGGTATATGAGATTTACCAAACAACAGGTGACATGAGTCTGGTTAAGAGGGCTCTTCCAGCGCTGATCAAGGAACACGAGTTCTGGAATTCAG GAATACATAAGGTGACAATTCATGATTCGAAAGGAGGCAGTCATGTTTTGAGTAGATACTATGCCATGTGGAATAAACCAAGACCAGAATCTTACACTACT GATAAGGAAACGGCTTCCAAATTGACTAATGAGGCCGACAAAGAGATTCTTTACCGAGAGGTGGCTTCGACTGCTGAATCTGGATGGGATTTTAGCACAAGATGGATGAG AAACGCTTCTGATCTTACAACATTGGCTACAACTAACATTATACCGGTGGATTTAAATGCATACATACTCAAG atGGAGCTTGATATCGCCTTCCTTGCAAAAGTTGCTGGAGAAACTACTGTTGTTAAAAAGTTCACAGAAGCTTCTCACTCCAGAGAGAAAGCATTCAAATCTATCTTTTGGAACGAAAATTTGAGCCAATGGCTTGACTGCTGGGTCAATTACAGTGTGACATGCGAG CAGGGAGATCACACAAGGACAGCTTGGCACCAGAATGAGAACGTATTTGCTTCCAACTTCATTCCCTTATGGATAAAACCATTTGATTCAG TTGACACGGCAGAGAAGGTGATGAAAAGCCTCAAGGCATCAGGCTTGGTTCATGCTGCTGGCATTGCCACTTCTTTGACGAACTCAGGACAACAATG GGATTATCCAAATGGATGggccccaatgcaacacctaataATAGAAGCCCTGGCAAAATCAGGATCGAAAGAGGCATGGTTGATGGCAGAAGATCTAGCAGTGAGGTGGATCAGGACTAACTATGCGTCGTACAAGCAAACAGGAGAAATGCACGAGAAGTACGATGTGGAAAAGTGTGGAGAATATGGGGGTGGTGGTGAATACATACCCCAG ACTGGTTTTGGCTGGACAAACGGAGTAGTGTTGGCGCTGTTGGAAGAATTTGGATGGCCTGAAGACAGGAAACTTGACTGTCAGTGA
- the LOC141652421 gene encoding uncharacterized protein LOC141652421: MAKVELRWKTGSLGLGLGLGLGLSSCNSKLSLVPHFRPPPPNPHRWRPISINTKTRAFGKKNDAAAVAAKDTKQQEEEIIEEEELPWIQEKALDLVEFSGSVSQAIPGPRVGNTSFPWFLALPLAYLGFTFVFAIVKTFNKFTSPKAHRRRLVNKNVDLLKSIDELFNNHRDHVQHPLLNDLINKTGFSIEDILRKYIRYALNEKPFNPDLVADLIQLRKASLLTDSQVALILNDISRRIVKDKGPVVMDASGYSEKGFKRKLAVQALFGKVFYLSELPDFCSRDSSLIVKEIFGVTDEDADKLRIHTLSDAGDMESLEKMVEGGSDSGDNSES, from the exons ATGGCGAAAGTGGAATTAAGGTGGAAAACGGGGTccttagggttagggttaggattAGGATTAGGGTTATCCTCCTGCAACTCCAAATTATCACTTGTCCCTCACTTTCGTCCTCCTCCTCCAAACCCCCATCGATGGCGCCCCATTTCCATAAACACAAAGACACGTGCATTTGGGAAGAAGAATGATGCTGCTGCTGTTGCTGCTAAGGATACAAAACaacaagaagaagaaataatCGAAGAAGAAGAGTTGCCTTGGATACAAGAGAAAGCGTTGGATTTGGTTGAGTTTAGTGGTTCAGTAAGCCAAGCTATTCCGGGACCTAGAGTTGGTAACACCTCTTTCCCATGGTTTCTTGCTCTTCCTTTGGCCTACTTGGGTTTCACTTTCGTCTTCGCTATTGTTAAAACTTTCAACAAATTCACCTCTCCTAAAGCCCACCGCCGCCGCCTC GTCAATAAAAATGTCGACCTTCTCAAATCAATTGATGAATTGTTCAATAACCACAGAGACCATGTACAACACCCACTTTTGAATGACCTCATTAACAAG ACTGGTTTTAGCATTGAGGATATTCTGCGCAAGTACATTCGTTATGCATTGAATGAGAAACCATTCAACCCCGACTTGGTTGCTGACTTGATTCAACTACGCAAAGCATCTTTGTTAACTGATTCCCAAGTTGCTCTTATTTTGAATGATATCTCAAGGCGAATTGTCAAAGATAAAG GTCCTGTTGTCATGGATGCATCAGGCTACTCTGAAAAGGGTTTCAAGAGAAAGCTTGCTGTGCAGGCTCTTTTTGGAAAAGTTTTCTATCTGTCTGAG CTGCCTGATTTTTGTTCAAGGGACAGCTCTTTGATTGTGAAGGAAATATTCGGGGTTACTGA TGAAGACGCGGACAAGCTAAGAATACACACCCTCTCTGATGCTGGAGATATGGAATCCCTTGAGAAGATGGTTGAAGGTGGGTCTGATTCAGGAGATAATAGCGAGAGCTGA